A DNA window from Schistocerca americana isolate TAMUIC-IGC-003095 chromosome 4, iqSchAmer2.1, whole genome shotgun sequence contains the following coding sequences:
- the LOC124613941 gene encoding uncharacterized protein LOC124613941 has product MPSGTSVRPRKGASAFDEAAPNGDYRRPRRRLRKSTAARRDTCTARTPARLHAYCRSADCWVSRTLPPCRCPGGCGRFARWSGCRRTGACAVAPLLPEISTVSCLVPYPWQQPPFCGATNHRLSSVSSLSTHIFYKSIIIQQPTRQSKKQI; this is encoded by the exons ATGCCGTCGGGCACCTCAGTGCGGCCCCGCAAGGGCGCCTCCGCCTTCGACGAGGCCGCGCCCAACGGCGACTACCGCCGGCCGCGCCGCCGCCTCCGCAAGAG CACCGCCGCACGCCGTGACACTTGCACCGCTCGCACGCCCGCCCGCCTCCACGCTTACTGTCGCTCTGCTGACTGCTGGGTGTCTCGCACGCTACCTCCGTGCCGGTGTCCAGGAGGATGTGGCCGGTTCGCACGTTGGAGCGGCTGTCGTCGGACCGGCGCATGCGCCGTCGCGCCGCTACTCCCTGAGATATCGACAGTCAGCTGTTTGGTCCCGTACCCATGGCAACAGCCGCCATTTTGCGGCGCGACCAATCACAGGCTCTCATCTGTGAGCAGCTTGTCTACGCACATTTTTTATAAATCGATCATTATTCAACAACCGACAAGACAATCAAAGAAGCAGATTTAA